The genomic interval TTTCTTCTCGGATGCTGGAGCTACTGCGCTGGAAGCCGCGCTCAAGATTGCGGTGGGCTACTGGTACCACCGCGGCCAACCGCAACGCCGCCGGTTCGTTGCATTCTCCGGCGCTTACCATGGAGATACGACCGGTGCGCTGGCCGTTGGCGACAGCACTACGTTCCGTCGTCCCTTCGAGCCGATGCTGTTTCCCACCGTGCACGCGCCCGCGCCCGACGCTGCCCGCGCTCCGGCCGAGCTCGCTCGCCTGCGCACATCCGCAAGTGCGGACCCGGCCCATTCGGCTCGGTACTGGCCCAGTGAGGATCCCACGCTCGCGGCGGCGCTGCGCGAGCACTGCCTGGGGCGGCTGCGGGAGACGCTGGAGGCCAACTCGGGGCAGGTGGCGGCCGTGGTGCTCGAACCGATCATGCAGGGCGCCGCAGGCATGATCTGCCAGCCGCCCGGATTCGTTCGCGGGGTTGCCGAGCTTGTGCGGGCTCACGGCGCGCTGCTGATCGCCGACGAGGTCGCGGTGGGGTTTGGACGCACGGGCAGCATGTTTGCCTGCGAGCACGAAGCGGTCGAGCCGGATATGCTGTGCCTTGCAAAGGGTCTCTCGGGCGGCTACCTGCCGCTGGCGGCGACCGTCACGACCGACGAGATCGAGCAGGCGTTTTGCGGCGAGCTCTCCGAGCGCCGTACCTTCTTTCACGGCCACACCTACACGGGCAACGCCCTAGGTTGCGCGGCGGCTCTCGCCTCGTTGAGGCTGTTTGCCGATCGGGACCTGCTCGGGCACATTCGGGCGAGCGCCGAGATCCTGCGGCAGGGGCTTTCGGCGCTGCGCGATTGTAACCACGTGGTTGATGTACGCCAGCGCGGCATCATGGTCGGTATCGAGCTGGGCAATGGAAACGGCGTCGCAGCTGCGGTCTGCCGTCGAAGCAGGAGCCGTGGTGTGATCCTGCGGCCCCTTTCGGACGTGGTCGTGCTGATGCCCATCCCGGCCATGCCCCACGATGTACTGCGGCAGCTGATCGATGTCGCGGTTGCCAGCGTGCGTGAGGCCGGCGCTTTCGAATCGGCTGCGGTGTAGCGCTACGACGGGGACGCGAACCGCCCCGAACAGGGTCCGCACGCGGTATTGCGCCGAATGTTTCAATGAAGCCGGACAACTACAGAAAAACGGCTCGAGAATGCGCCTGGAGTGCTCCAGTTCGTTGCCCGGTGGCTCAGGTCGTAGTATGGGCTCAATCGTTGGTTCTTTAGGGGCAGCCATCCATGGTGAGCAGTAGCAACAAGGCAGCGGGTAGAGACGCGCCTGCCGGACGATCGGGGTCCGAGGTTCGGGCGAGGCCCCGAGTACTCGTGATCGAGGACTGCCCCATGTATCGCCGCGCGCTGGAACGTGTGCTGGCTCGTGCGGGTTTCGTCGTGGACTTGGCCCAAGACATGAGCGAAGCGCTGGAACGGTTGCGCGCAGAGACAGCCGCTGTCACGCTCGACTACCGCATGCCCGGCCACCAGGGCGACGAGATCTTGGTCGAGCTGTTGTCACGGCGGCCCAACCTCCCGGTCGTGTTCGTGTCCGGAAGTCTCACCCCACCGCTGACTCAGTTGTTGATGGAGCGCGGTGCGCGAGCCTGCGTGGACAAACTGCACGTGAGCCAGCAGCTCGTCGCCACCTTGCGCGAAGTGCTGACGCTTGCGTCGGAACAATCCTTGCAAGCGCCGAACGCGTGCTAAGGGCCCGCGGGAGAATGACTCATCCATTTCGCCGGTTCTGACCACCGCTGGCTATGTTGCTCCTCCTCGAAGTATCCCCAATACTCCTCGTCGTCGCGCCTCGCCGGCGGCGCCCAGTCCTCACCGAAACACCCGAGTTATTCTTCCGCGGGCCCTAAGGGCTCGTGACAGAATAACTCGATCGGTTGCGATCCAACCGCATGCTCCGGGTGCGCGGTGAATCGCATCCACCCTGCGCGGCCGGTCTCGACCAGTTGTTCTGGGACGGACCCTTACTTCGCCGCCGCGATGCACTCGATCTCGACGCGGGCATCCAGGGGAGGCGTAGCCTGCATGGTGGTGCGCGCAGGAGGCTCGCTCGGCCACAGCGGCCGGTAGGCACGATTCATGGTCTCGTAATCTGCAATGTCGGCGAGCAGCACGGTGCACTTGACGACGTCTCGCAGTCCGAGTCCCGCTTTGCCCAAGGTTTCTTTGATACGAGCCACAGCCTGCTTCGTTTCGGGGCCGACTCCTCCCGGAACCAGCTCGCCCGTCGCGGCGTCGAAACCAACCATGCCGGAAAGGAACACGAGCCCGCCGGTGCGGATAGCAGGGGAGTAGTTCGACGCGAAAGTGGGCGGTTTGACCACTACGTCCCGGTGCGGTCCAGAGGTCGGGGCCTGCTGTGGGCATCCGGTGACGCAGAGCAGCAGCACGAACAGGGCGATTCGAGGCATGGGCGCGAGTGTAACCGGCCTTCCACGCATTGGTAGGCCCGCGGTTGCTGCCGGCCTTGACCGCCGTGCGTACCGGTGCGGTGAGGGTGCCACGAGGCGGCCGTGAGCCAGGTTTCCCTGGTATCAAGAAGGAACCTTCCAGTACGCATTGCGTGCGACCTGGCTGAGACTACGATGCGGAGCGCCTGCCGGCAGCTGCACCAACCCGGCCTGGTTGGGACCCGCTCGAACCAACCGCTCTTTATCGGCGAGGGGCCGGACGCAGGCGCGACGACGAGCAGTATTGGTGGTACAGGTGGCTTTTCAAGCAGAGGCAACCAAGCCAGCGGCGGTTGGAGCCAACGCGGCGACAGAGCGGATCGTTGGCAGCGGCCCGGCAGGGCGCGTCCAAGGGGAGGGCGGCGGAGCGGACACGGGCGCCGGAGCGTCCGGGATGTGACGCGGCCCCTGTACGCGCTGGGGGCCGTTTGCCTGCTCGGTCTCGCTTTGCCGGTCCTTTACGGCGCGCTTGGACACGACTTGCTGCGCGGTCTCTACGCGCAAGCCACGGCTAGCTCGCAGCCGCCACTGCAGTACTACCTGGCGCGCTGGGACTACGAGCTGCCCAAATGGTCGACGCTCGCAGTCGTGCTCTCGCTATTCGGAGCCGGGTTGCTGCTGGCTCAACGGAGGCTCGGTTGGCTGCCCACGCTGAGTGCGCTCGGGATCTGTGTGCTGATCGTCGAGCTGCTGATCGGAGCGTTGCTCAAGCGCCCCGCCTTGGCCAGCAAGTCCAGTCTGGCGCCATCGGTAATCGACGTCTACCTCAGGATGCGCAACGTGATCCAGACCATGCGTTCGTGCGCTCGGTTCGACGCGGAGCTGTTCTACACCTTGCGTCCCGGCAGCTGCCGTTTCGACAACGTCGAGTTCGACACCGAGGTCAGCATCAACAGCCAAGGGCTGCGCGACGACGAGCAGTCGCTGGTCGCTCCCGAAATAGTGGTCGTGGGCGATTCGCATGCCATGGGCTGGGGGGTGGAGCAAGAGGCTACGTTCAGCGAGATCCTTCAGCGCCAAAGCCGGCGCAAGGTGCTGAACGCGGGGATCTCCTCTTACGGGACCTATCGCGAGATGCGGATACTGCGGCGTTTGGATCTAAGCGGACTGCAGGCGCTGGTCATCCAGTATTGCGAGAATGACTACTGGGAAAATCTGCATCTGTATCGCCGCGATGGCGAGCTGGAACGACGTGAGGAGGCACGCTACAACGCGGCCATAGATAGCTTCGAGCGCGCACGGCGCTACTGGCCGATCAAGTATACCTTCTTGAGCCTGCGAACCGCCTTGTTCCCATCACCACCACGCGAATTGAAGCACATGAAACAGGGGGTGCTGCCGTCGCAGTTGGCTGTGTTCTTGGCCATGACCCGACACGCGCCTCAAGCGCTGAAGGGGGTTCCGGTGGCGGTGCTGGAAACCTGTCCAAACTCCACGCTGGTTGCTGACCTGCAAGCAGCGCTATCCCGAGGTGAGCTGGAGGGAGGGCTGCGTTTTCAGCCGCTGCCATTGCCGGAACTGTGGCGAGATCCGGAGCGCCACGTGTACTTCTACCCGCTCGACGGCCACCTCAAGCCCGCAGGCCATCAGCGAGTCGCGGCACGTATCGGACAGTGGCTGGCACAGCTGCGGCGAAAACCGGCTAGCGAGCTTCCGGTCCACGACAGCGGTATTCAGCTGCACCACTGATGCGCGGTTGCGGTTGGGATCCGCATCCGGCGTCGTCACGACGATTGGCGGGATCGCTTGGTGCGGAGCAGGGGCCCAGCAGGGGGTGTGGCGGCCGGTATGGGGTTCCTTGTGGCGAGGTACTACATGACGGTGCGAGACGATTTCGGCAGCCTCGAGTCGAGCGACGTGCATCGTCAATTCATGTTCCGGAATACATAATCGCCTCCGCCGGCGCCTTGGTGGCACGGAATACAACCCATGCTCCCCCCCTTGCCCACGAGTCCAAAAACGGGAGCGCCCGTCATCGGGTTGAAATCGGGGGTGCCGTCCGGCTTCAGCTTGGCCCAGAACCAATCCAGGGTGGCCGGGTCGTAACCAGCGATCTTCTTCATGACGGTGACGGCCACGAGCGTGTTGTCCGGCGCCGCCGGGTAGTTTTCCTTGACCAGCACCGAGCCGTTCTGCGGTGCGAGCAGGTTTTGCATGGCAGCCGTATTCACGAACAACTTGATGCGATCTCCATGGGGCGCCGCGCTCGTTTGCAAACCGGCCAGCCCGGGCCACGGTGGCCAGGCCTGGTAGCCCAGCAGCTCACCCGCGAGCTGTCGCATGTGTGCCATATCGGCTTCGCGGAAGAGCTGATCGTTCAAGAAGAAGTAGTCGCTCTGGCCCGCATTTGCGTGGCACGGGATACACCCGGCCGTCCCACCCTTGCCGATCCGGCCGGCGAGCGGCACGCCGTTGCTGTTTCGATCCAGCAAGCCATCGGGCAGGAACTTGGCCCAGAACCAATCAGCGCTCTGCGGATCGTAGCCCGGCAGCTTCTTCATGACGGTGATGGCGGCCAGCGTGCCGTCGTTCGCGGCGGCGTAGTTTTCCTTGACCACGATCGAGTCGGGCGCTGTCGGGTCGTAGGGACGCTGCATCGCCAAAGCGTTCAGGTAGAGCTTCACGAATGCGCCGTGAGGCGC from Pseudomonadota bacterium carries:
- the bioA gene encoding adenosylmethionine--8-amino-7-oxononanoate transaminase, with the translated sequence MRDSDWLRRADHAHVWHPFTPMRQWREESPLILERGDGPYLFDTGGRRYIDGISSLWCNVHGHRVPEIDQAIRDQLERVAHSTLLGAASPPSIELASRLAELTPASLNKVFFSDAGATALEAALKIAVGYWYHRGQPQRRRFVAFSGAYHGDTTGALAVGDSTTFRRPFEPMLFPTVHAPAPDAARAPAELARLRTSASADPAHSARYWPSEDPTLAAALREHCLGRLRETLEANSGQVAAVVLEPIMQGAAGMICQPPGFVRGVAELVRAHGALLIADEVAVGFGRTGSMFACEHEAVEPDMLCLAKGLSGGYLPLAATVTTDEIEQAFCGELSERRTFFHGHTYTGNALGCAAALASLRLFADRDLLGHIRASAEILRQGLSALRDCNHVVDVRQRGIMVGIELGNGNGVAAAVCRRSRSRGVILRPLSDVVVLMPIPAMPHDVLRQLIDVAVASVREAGAFESAAV
- a CDS encoding response regulator, producing the protein MIEDCPMYRRALERVLARAGFVVDLAQDMSEALERLRAETAAVTLDYRMPGHQGDEILVELLSRRPNLPVVFVSGSLTPPLTQLLMERGARACVDKLHVSQQLVATLREVLTLASEQSLQAPNAC
- a CDS encoding RidA family protein; the encoded protein is MPRIALFVLLLCVTGCPQQAPTSGPHRDVVVKPPTFASNYSPAIRTGGLVFLSGMVGFDAATGELVPGGVGPETKQAVARIKETLGKAGLGLRDVVKCTVLLADIADYETMNRAYRPLWPSEPPARTTMQATPPLDARVEIECIAAAK